One region of Quercus lobata isolate SW786 chromosome 2, ValleyOak3.0 Primary Assembly, whole genome shotgun sequence genomic DNA includes:
- the LOC115975221 gene encoding oligopeptide transporter 7: protein MEESSDEIRTPLISKDEKDDPVASSSQAMEPNSISEVNEEQEPEENSPIKQVALTVPITDDPSLPVLTFRMWVLGALSCILLSFLNQFFWYRTEPLTITAISAQIAVVPLGQLMAAKITDRVFFKGKRWEFTLNPGPFNVKEHVLITIFANSGAGTVYAIHVVTVVKVFYKQHITFFVSLLVIITTQVLGFGWAGIFRRYLVEPAAMWWPANLVQVSLFRALHEKEKRPKGGLTRTQFFLIAFICSFAYYVFPGYLFEMLTSLSWICWIFPTSVLAQQLGSGLYGIGIATVGLDWSTISAYLGSPLASPWFATANVAAGFVFVMYILTPICYWLNVYKAKTFPIFSDDLFTSTGQVYNISSIIDSSFHLDLAAYEREGPLYLSTFFAMTYGVGFAALTATIVHVALFHGREIWEQSKSSFQDKTMDIHTKLMRKYKQVPEWWFVIILIGNIALTIFACEYYNEQLQLPWWGVLLACAIAILFTLPIGIITAITNQTPGLNIITEYIIGYIYPGYPVANMCFKVYGYISMTQAITFLQDFKLGHYMKIPPRTMFMAQVVGTLIACFVYLGTAWWLMETIPDICEDTSSVWTCPSDTVFYDASVIWGLIGPRRIFGDLGTYEAVNWFFLGGAIAPILVWLAAKAFPQQEWIRLINMPVLIGATGYMPPATAVNYTTWIIVGFLSGFVAYRYMPNWWQRNNYVLSGALDAGLAFMGVLLYFCLGLEDVSLSWWGNDLDGCPLATCPTAIGVVVDGCPVVY from the exons ATGGAAGAATCCTCAGATGAGATTAGAACCCCTCTCA TATCTAAGGATGAGAAAGATGACCCAGTTGCATCTTCATCACAAGCTATGGAACCCAATTCTATATCCGAGGTTAATGAAGAGCAAGAACCGGAGGAGAATTCACCAATCAAACAAGTTGCTCTAACAGTACCAATCACAGACGACCCATCACTTCCAGTTCTCACATTTCGAATGTGGGTCTTGGGAGCTCTCTCATGTATCCTCCTATCTTTTCTCAACCAGTTCTTTTGGTACCGCACTGAGCCATTAACAATCACAGCCATTTCAGCTCAAATAGCTGTGGTCCCTCTTGGCCAATTAATGGCTGCAAAAATCACTGACCGTGTATTCTTCAAAGGAAAACGTTGGGAATTCACGTTGAATCCTGGTCCTTTCAATGTCAAAGAACATGTTCTTATTACAATCTTTGCTAACTCTGGAGCTGGGACTGTGTATGCCATTCATGTTGTTACTGTGGTTAAGGTTTTTTATAAACAGCACATCACGTTTTTTGTGTCCCTCCTCGTTATTATAACAACTCAG GTGTTGGGGTTCGGATGGGCTGGGATATTCAGGAGGTACCTTGTTGAGCCAGCAGCTATGTGGTGGCCTGCGAATTTGGTTCAGGTTTCATTGTTCAG GGCTCTTcacgagaaagaaaaaaggccCAAAGGTGGATTAACAAGAACCCAATTCTTTTTAATTGCCTTCATCTGCAGCTTTGCTTACTATGTATTCCCAGGCTACCTCTTTGAAATGTTAACTTCCCTCTCTTGGATTTGCTGGATATTCCCCACTTCTGTCCTAGCCCAACAGCTTGGTTCTGGTCTTTATGGGATTGGAATTGCCACTGTTGGGCTTGACTGGTCCACTATCTCTGCCTACCTAGGGAGCCCTCTTGCAAGTCCATGGTTTGCCACAGCCAATGTTGCTGCaggatttgtttttgtaatgtACATTTTGACTCCCATATGTTATTGGCTCAATGTCTACAAGGCCAAAACCTTCCCTATATTTTCTGATGATCTTTTCACCTCAACTGGCCAAGTGTACAATATTTCATCCATCATTGATTCTAGTTTCCACCTTGACCTCGCGGCATATGAACGTGAAGGGCCACTTTATCTCAGCACATTTTTTGCAATGACTTATGGTGTTGGTTTTGCTGCACTTACTGCTACAATTGTACATGTTGCACTATTCCATGGAAG AGAAATATGGGAGCAAAGCAAATCAAGTTTTCAAGATAAAACAATGGATATACACACCAAACTAATGAGGAAGTACAAGCAAGTTCCTGAGTGGTGGTTTGTGATCATTCTTATTGGTAACATTGCCTTGACCATATTTGCCTGTGAATATTATAATGAACAGCTTCAACTGCCTTGGTGGGGTGTTTTACTTGCATGTGCAATTGCCATTTTATTCACTCTTCCAATTGGAATCATCACTGCCATTACAAACCAg ACACCAGGCTTGAACATCATCACTGAGTATATAATTGGGTATATCTACCCAGGATATCCAGTTGCTAACATGTGTTTCAAGGTTTATGGTTACATAAGTATGACACAAGCTATAACCTTTTTACAAGACTTCAAGCTAGGTCACTACATGAAAATCCCTCCTAGAACAATGTTCATGGCACAG GTTGTTGGAACCCTTATAGCATGCTTCGTGTACTTGGGCACAGCATGGTGGCTAATGGAAACCATCCCTGACATATGTGAGGACACATCCTCTGTATGGACCTGCCCAAGTGATACTGTGTTTTATGATGCATCTGTTATATGGGGTTTGATCGGTCCTCGTAGAATTTTTGGAGACTTGGGAACATACGAGGCAGTAAATTGGTTCTTCCTAGGCGGAGCAATTGCTCCTATTCTTGTGTGGTTGGCAGCTAAAGCCTTTCCTCAACAAGAGTGGATTAGACTCATTAACATGCCAGTCTTGATAGGTGCCACAGGATATATGCCACCAGCTACTGCAGTCAACTACACTACTTGGATTATTGTAGGTTTTCTCTCTGGATTTGTTGCATATAGATATATGCCGAATTGGTGGCAACGTAACAATTATGTTCTTTCTGGGGCACTTGATGCTGGCCTTGCCTTTATGGGGGtgcttttatatttttgcttGGGTTTGGAGGATGTTAGCCTTAGTTGGTGGGGAAATGACCTTGATGGATGTCCCTTGGCTACTTGCCCAACTGCCATAGGTGTTGTGGTTGATGGTTGTCCAGTTGTCTActaa